One genomic segment of Sphingomonas sp. KR3-1 includes these proteins:
- a CDS encoding NAD(P)H-binding protein, which translates to MATIALTGGTGFVGTRLIALALEAGHQVRALTRRPQAERANITWVQGDLNNTQALAELCEGADAVIHVAGVVNAPDKAGFAAGNIDGTRNMLEAAKAKGVRRFVHVSSLAAREPELSAYGWSKAEGDKLVMASGLDWAMVRPPAIYGPGDLEMLELFKLAKKGLALMPRGGRISLIEVGDLGRLLLALATTDGCNQILDADDGTAGGWSHKQFAEAIGAALGKRVASFALPRPLLMAGAHLDRLVRGKNAKLTPDRVAYFCHQDWVIDSTRRPPANLWTPQVETDAGLAATAAWYRAQGLL; encoded by the coding sequence ATGGCGACGATCGCGCTAACCGGCGGCACCGGCTTTGTCGGCACCCGCCTGATCGCCCTCGCGCTCGAGGCGGGTCACCAGGTCCGCGCGCTCACGCGCCGCCCGCAGGCCGAGCGGGCGAACATCACCTGGGTGCAGGGCGACTTGAACAACACCCAGGCGCTCGCCGAGCTGTGCGAAGGTGCCGATGCGGTGATCCACGTCGCCGGCGTGGTCAACGCGCCTGACAAGGCCGGCTTTGCCGCCGGCAATATCGACGGCACGCGCAACATGCTGGAGGCCGCCAAGGCGAAGGGCGTGCGCCGCTTCGTCCATGTCTCCTCGCTCGCGGCCCGCGAGCCCGAACTCTCCGCCTATGGCTGGTCCAAGGCCGAGGGCGACAAGCTCGTGATGGCCTCGGGGCTCGACTGGGCGATGGTCCGCCCGCCGGCGATCTACGGCCCCGGCGACCTCGAGATGCTCGAGCTGTTCAAGCTGGCGAAAAAGGGCCTCGCGCTGATGCCGCGCGGCGGCCGCATCTCGCTGATCGAGGTCGGCGATCTCGGCCGGCTCCTGCTCGCGCTCGCCACCACCGATGGCTGCAACCAGATCCTCGACGCTGACGACGGCACGGCGGGCGGCTGGAGTCACAAGCAGTTCGCCGAGGCGATCGGCGCGGCGCTCGGCAAGCGCGTCGCCAGCTTTGCGCTCCCGCGCCCGCTGCTGATGGCCGGCGCGCATCTCGATCGGCTGGTCCGCGGCAAGAACGCCAAGCTCACGCCCGACCGCGTCGCCTATTTCTGCCACCAGGACTGGGTGATCGATTCCACCAGGCGCCCGCCCGCCAATCTCTGGACGCCCCAGGTCGAAACCGATGCCGGCCTCGCGGCCACCGCCGCCTGGTATCGCGCGCAGGGGCTTCTATAG
- the obgE gene encoding GTPase ObgE has protein sequence MHFLDQAKIFVRSGSGGPGAVSFRREKFMEYGGPDGGNGGKGGDIIFEAVAGLNTLIDFRYTQHFRAQRGHGGSGANRTGGGGDDLVIKVPIGTQVLADDEERTLLLDLTKEGERVVFLRGGDGGRGNASYKTSTNRAPRQHGTGWPNEEAYVWLRLKLLADAGLVGLPNAGKSTFINQVTNAQAKVGAYAFTTTRPQLGVVRHKMQEFVVADIPGLIEGAAEGAGIGDRFLGHIERCRVLLHLVDANDADVAESYRIVQSELENYGAGLTDKPVIVALNKIDTLDDELIAALSAELEEASGHPVIPISGASGVGVDWVLDQLLEAIGSDHGKVDEDDEGEEAIEWSPV, from the coding sequence ATGCATTTCCTAGATCAGGCCAAGATTTTCGTCCGTTCCGGCTCGGGCGGCCCCGGCGCGGTGAGCTTCCGGCGCGAGAAGTTCATGGAATATGGCGGGCCCGACGGCGGCAATGGCGGCAAGGGCGGCGACATCATCTTCGAAGCGGTCGCCGGCCTCAACACGCTGATCGACTTCCGCTACACCCAGCATTTCCGGGCGCAGCGCGGCCATGGCGGCTCGGGCGCGAACCGCACCGGCGGCGGGGGCGACGATCTGGTCATCAAGGTGCCGATCGGCACCCAGGTACTCGCCGATGACGAGGAGCGCACGCTGCTGCTCGACCTCACCAAGGAGGGCGAGCGCGTCGTCTTCCTGCGCGGCGGCGATGGCGGCCGCGGCAATGCCAGCTACAAGACCAGCACCAACCGCGCGCCGCGGCAGCACGGCACCGGCTGGCCGAACGAGGAAGCCTATGTCTGGCTGCGCCTCAAGCTGCTCGCCGATGCCGGGTTGGTCGGCCTGCCCAATGCCGGCAAGTCGACCTTCATCAACCAGGTGACCAACGCCCAGGCCAAGGTCGGCGCCTATGCCTTCACCACCACGCGCCCGCAGCTCGGCGTGGTCCGCCACAAGATGCAGGAATTCGTCGTCGCCGACATTCCTGGCCTGATCGAAGGCGCCGCGGAGGGGGCGGGCATCGGCGACCGGTTCCTCGGCCATATCGAGCGCTGCCGCGTGCTGCTCCACCTGGTCGACGCCAACGATGCCGACGTGGCCGAGAGCTACCGCATCGTGCAGTCCGAGCTCGAGAATTACGGCGCTGGCCTCACCGACAAGCCGGTGATCGTCGCGCTCAACAAGATCGACACGCTCGACGACGAGCTGATCGCGGCGCTCTCCGCCGAGCTCGAGGAAGCCAGCGGACATCCCGTGATTCCGATTTCGGGCGCCAGCGGCGTCGGCGTCGACTGGGTGCTCGACCAGCTGCTCGAAGCGATCGGCAGTGACCACGGCAAGGTCGACGAGGACGACGAGGGCGAGGAAGCGATAGAGTGGTCGCCGGTCTGA
- the lptF gene encoding LPS export ABC transporter permease LptF: MNSIDRYLARLIAVPLISTLLISAMLLVLDRMLRLFEFVATEGGPVSVVWRMLANLLPEYLGLGIPIGLMLGCLLAFRRLATSSELDVLRGVGMSYTRLLKVPYMYAFALAILNLAIVGYIQPTSRYNYEQLRFELRSGALGASIKVGEFTSFGQKMTLRIEESKDEGRKLSGIFVQMMTKDGTPVAVTAQSGQFLRSDDPDVIIFRLQNGTLVHQDKGSPVPRVLTFTTHNLPIPLPKYEQFRTRGGKNIERTLPELAVIGRNPKSSVEDRETSRAAFHFRLAEVASMFLLPLLAVALGVPPKRSTSALGIFLSIVMIVTYHKINEFGQSFGSGGKIDPIIALWGPFSLFAALVIWMYYQIAYVPGAQPIGGLEKAFEKLTKAILRFVPGRRRKPHLADGAAA, encoded by the coding sequence ATGAACTCGATCGATCGCTACCTGGCGCGGCTGATCGCAGTGCCGCTGATCTCCACATTGCTGATCTCGGCGATGCTGCTGGTGCTCGACCGCATGCTGCGCCTGTTCGAGTTCGTGGCGACCGAGGGCGGGCCGGTGAGCGTCGTCTGGCGGATGCTCGCCAACCTGCTGCCCGAATATCTGGGCCTGGGCATTCCGATCGGCCTGATGCTGGGCTGCCTGCTCGCCTTCCGCCGCCTCGCCACCTCGTCCGAGCTCGACGTGCTGCGCGGCGTGGGGATGAGCTACACGCGGCTGCTCAAGGTGCCGTACATGTACGCCTTCGCGCTGGCGATCCTGAACCTCGCCATCGTCGGCTACATCCAGCCGACCTCGCGCTACAATTACGAGCAGCTGCGCTTCGAGCTGCGCTCGGGCGCGCTCGGCGCCTCGATCAAGGTGGGCGAGTTCACCAGCTTCGGCCAGAAGATGACGCTGCGCATCGAGGAGAGCAAGGACGAGGGCCGCAAGCTCTCGGGCATCTTCGTGCAGATGATGACCAAGGACGGCACCCCGGTGGCGGTGACGGCCCAGAGCGGCCAGTTCCTGCGCTCCGACGATCCGGACGTGATCATCTTCCGCCTGCAGAACGGCACGCTGGTCCACCAGGACAAGGGCTCGCCGGTGCCGCGCGTGCTGACCTTCACCACGCACAATCTGCCGATCCCGCTGCCCAAATATGAGCAGTTCCGCACCCGCGGCGGCAAGAATATCGAGCGCACCCTGCCCGAGCTCGCGGTGATCGGCCGCAACCCCAAGTCGAGCGTCGAGGATCGCGAGACCAGCCGCGCGGCCTTCCACTTCCGCCTGGCCGAAGTCGCGTCGATGTTCCTGCTGCCGCTGCTCGCCGTGGCGCTGGGCGTGCCGCCCAAGCGCTCGACCTCGGCGCTGGGCATCTTCCTGTCGATCGTGATGATCGTGACCTATCACAAGATCAACGAGTTCGGGCAATCGTTCGGCAGCGGCGGCAAGATCGATCCGATCATCGCGCTATGGGGCCCGTTCTCGCTGTTCGCGGCGCTGGTGATCTGGATGTACTATCAGATCGCCTATGTGCCCGGCGCCCAGCCGATCGGCGGGCTCGAGAAGGCGTTCGAGAAGCTCACCAAGGCGATCCTGCGCTTCGTGCCGGGCCGCCGCCGCAAGCCGCATCTGGCCGATGGGGCCGCCGCATGA
- the lptG gene encoding LPS export ABC transporter permease LptG: protein MILTGLFPSRTMSLYMAKMFLVRTFSILGALVLILQSLDLLTESGAVLAYAGNGDAEIWRYVGLRTPQIAATFLPYSVLLGSILTLFQLNQNSEVTAMKASGLSAHQILAPLLLTGIAVAAISFAFNDRIVTRSTATLEQWKKVSYAPLPIDRGDRSNVWVKGDNNLIQVQQVRGRGNAAQLYGITVYERQDRSLTGILTAPHGVRDGNGWRVDNAERFTVATGQKAKVGSLVIGRNIRPDQFTLAHVDADSMGFMPLYQAIADLKVAGRQTDALEGALWHKLSGPLSAILMPLLGAVAGFGLARSGKLFVRAVIGMALGFLYFVADNFALAMGNLGAYPPFLAAWAPFLLFLMIGEAVLLRTEE, encoded by the coding sequence ATGATCCTGACCGGCCTTTTCCCGTCGCGCACCATGTCGCTCTACATGGCGAAGATGTTCCTGGTGCGCACCTTCTCGATCCTCGGCGCGCTGGTGCTCATCCTCCAGTCGCTCGACCTGCTGACCGAGAGCGGCGCGGTGCTGGCCTATGCCGGCAATGGCGATGCCGAGATCTGGCGCTATGTCGGCCTGCGCACGCCGCAGATCGCGGCGACCTTCCTGCCCTATTCGGTGCTGCTCGGCTCGATCCTGACGCTGTTCCAGCTCAACCAGAACAGCGAAGTGACCGCGATGAAGGCATCGGGCCTTTCCGCGCACCAGATCCTGGCGCCGCTGCTGCTGACCGGCATCGCGGTGGCGGCGATTTCCTTCGCGTTCAACGACCGCATCGTCACGCGCTCCACCGCGACGCTCGAGCAGTGGAAGAAGGTCTCCTACGCCCCGCTGCCGATCGACCGCGGCGACCGCAGCAATGTGTGGGTGAAGGGCGACAACAACCTGATCCAGGTGCAGCAGGTGCGCGGGCGCGGCAATGCGGCGCAGCTCTATGGCATCACCGTCTATGAGCGGCAGGACCGCTCGCTGACCGGCATCCTGACCGCCCCGCACGGCGTGCGCGACGGCAATGGCTGGCGCGTGGACAATGCCGAGCGCTTCACCGTCGCCACCGGCCAGAAGGCCAAGGTCGGCAGCCTGGTGATCGGCCGCAACATCCGGCCGGACCAGTTCACCCTCGCCCATGTCGATGCGGATTCGATGGGGTTCATGCCGCTCTACCAGGCGATCGCCGACCTGAAGGTGGCAGGCCGCCAGACCGACGCGCTGGAAGGCGCGCTGTGGCACAAGCTCTCCGGGCCGCTCTCGGCGATCCTGATGCCGCTGCTTGGCGCCGTCGCCGGCTTCGGCCTGGCGCGCTCGGGCAAGCTGTTCGTCCGCGCCGTGATCGGCATGGCGCTGGGGTTCTTGTACTTCGTCGCGGACAATTTCGCGCTGGCGATGGGCAATCTCGGCGCCTACCCGCCCTTCCTCGCCGCCTGGGCACCGTTCCTGCTGTTCCTGATGATCGGCGAGGCGGTGTTGTTGCGGACGGAGGAGTAG
- the proB gene encoding glutamate 5-kinase — protein sequence MSLFPPASCPRIVVKIGSALLVDPDGSVRRGWLEGIAADIAARVREGQQVAVVSSGAIALGARRLKLAKGGRASLEDAQAAAATGQIELSRVWADVLGANGLTAAQMLVTLGDLEDRRRYLNAAATLDRLLGLGVVPVLNENDSVATEEIRFGDNDRLAARVAQAAGAGGVVLLSDIDGLYDRNPALPGAQHIARVERIDGAIEAMADKGSASGMGSGGMVSKIAAARIANAAGAHLAIASGRVAHPLAAEARNTLFVAEKSAPARKAWLAGGITAHGTIHVDAGAARALGQGRSLLAAGATRVEGEFARGDLVVIAGPDGKPLARGLAEYPAEDAARILGRRGEEQAELLGYAPRSTLVHRSHMALL from the coding sequence ATGTCGCTCTTCCCGCCCGCATCCTGCCCGCGCATCGTCGTCAAGATCGGTTCGGCCCTGCTGGTCGATCCGGACGGCAGCGTGCGCCGTGGCTGGCTGGAGGGCATCGCCGCCGATATCGCCGCGCGGGTGCGCGAGGGGCAGCAGGTCGCGGTGGTCTCCTCGGGCGCGATCGCGCTGGGGGCCCGCCGGCTCAAGCTCGCCAAGGGCGGCCGTGCCAGCCTGGAGGATGCGCAGGCAGCCGCTGCTACCGGCCAGATCGAGCTGAGCCGCGTCTGGGCCGATGTCCTCGGTGCCAACGGCCTCACCGCCGCACAGATGCTCGTCACGCTCGGTGACCTCGAAGACCGCCGCCGTTACCTCAACGCCGCCGCCACGCTCGATCGGCTGCTCGGCCTCGGCGTCGTGCCGGTGCTCAACGAGAACGACAGCGTCGCCACCGAGGAAATCCGCTTCGGCGACAACGACCGCCTCGCCGCGCGCGTCGCCCAGGCGGCGGGGGCGGGGGGCGTCGTCCTGCTCTCCGATATCGACGGGCTGTACGACCGCAACCCCGCGCTTCCCGGCGCGCAGCACATCGCCAGGGTCGAGCGGATCGACGGCGCGATCGAGGCGATGGCCGACAAGGGCAGCGCCTCCGGCATGGGCTCGGGCGGTATGGTCTCGAAGATCGCCGCCGCGCGCATCGCCAATGCCGCGGGCGCGCATCTCGCCATCGCCTCGGGCCGGGTCGCGCATCCGCTTGCCGCCGAAGCGCGTAACACGCTGTTCGTGGCGGAGAAGTCCGCCCCCGCCCGCAAGGCTTGGCTGGCCGGCGGCATCACCGCGCACGGCACGATCCATGTCGATGCCGGCGCGGCCAGGGCGCTGGGGCAGGGCCGCAGCCTGCTCGCCGCCGGCGCTACTCGCGTCGAGGGCGAGTTCGCCCGCGGCGACCTGGTCGTGATCGCCGGGCCGGACGGCAAGCCGCTCGCCCGCGGCCTCGCCGAATATCCCGCGGAAGACGCCGCCCGCATCCTTGGTCGCCGGGGCGAGGAGCAGGCGGAGCTGCTCGGCTACGCCCCGCGCTCGACACTCGTCCACCGCAGCCATATGGCGCTGCTGTAA
- a CDS encoding HAD family hydrolase — translation MLKLIIWDLDDTLWAGTLADGDAVQLHQHRAELVRAFNARGIVSSICSKNDRATAQAKLTELGLWDAFVFPHIAFTPKPEAIRAILADMQLRAPDVLFVDDNPLNLREVAHAIPDLQLLDITQPGADDHLAGLLATTPPGKSRVERYRMLERRKADRAALPALSNHDFLRSCGIHATAPYLMDNLDFAPRIADLVNRSNQLNYTGSRVEQAQLEADIIDVVAYDSWSIFAWDAYGRHGLVGFVMVDRAAGRFVHFTFSCRIMHMGVEAYALSKVREKWPDIDTGSWDFDRTDPDWIADSDFNDPAVRATILAEQAPQLMPDPAIRILFDCQSGGIAHFSRFRPAIEFDHHPRVFAMRMMDDGSWQDQSFPPFLVYGAAVDYLDNRWGERWPLVDIGLYQTCVVRTLIMLLEQDRRMLVVLPPEDAPADKYRAGLNLTPERCRRLNAIWRQAARENPERLWILDIADIAGADEMADVTHLHAGLLRKIAGQVDCWIDAVALGGGAREAA, via the coding sequence ATGCTCAAGCTCATCATCTGGGACCTCGACGACACGCTCTGGGCCGGCACGCTCGCCGATGGCGATGCCGTGCAGCTCCACCAGCACCGCGCCGAGCTGGTCCGCGCCTTCAACGCGCGCGGGATCGTCTCCTCGATCTGCTCGAAGAACGATCGGGCCACCGCCCAGGCGAAGCTGACCGAGCTCGGCCTGTGGGACGCGTTCGTCTTCCCCCACATCGCCTTCACCCCCAAGCCCGAGGCGATCCGTGCGATCCTCGCGGACATGCAGCTGCGCGCGCCCGACGTCCTCTTCGTCGACGACAACCCGCTCAACCTGCGCGAAGTCGCCCACGCGATCCCCGACCTCCAGCTGCTCGACATCACGCAGCCGGGCGCCGACGACCATCTCGCCGGCCTGCTCGCGACCACTCCGCCGGGCAAGAGCCGCGTCGAGCGCTACCGCATGCTCGAGCGCCGCAAGGCCGATCGCGCCGCGCTGCCCGCGCTGTCCAATCATGATTTCCTGCGCAGCTGCGGGATCCACGCCACCGCGCCCTATCTCATGGACAATCTCGACTTCGCGCCGCGCATCGCCGACTTGGTCAACCGCTCGAACCAGCTCAACTATACCGGCTCGCGCGTCGAGCAGGCGCAGCTCGAGGCCGACATCATCGATGTCGTCGCCTATGACAGCTGGTCGATCTTCGCCTGGGACGCCTATGGCCGCCACGGCCTGGTCGGCTTCGTCATGGTCGATCGTGCCGCCGGGCGCTTCGTCCATTTCACTTTCTCGTGCCGGATCATGCACATGGGCGTGGAAGCGTATGCGCTGTCCAAGGTCCGTGAGAAGTGGCCGGATATCGACACCGGCAGCTGGGATTTCGACCGCACCGATCCCGACTGGATCGCCGACAGCGATTTCAACGATCCCGCGGTCCGCGCCACGATCCTCGCCGAGCAGGCGCCGCAGTTGATGCCCGATCCGGCGATCCGCATCCTGTTCGACTGCCAGTCCGGCGGCATCGCGCATTTCAGCCGTTTCCGTCCCGCGATCGAGTTCGATCACCATCCGCGCGTCTTCGCGATGCGGATGATGGACGATGGCAGCTGGCAGGACCAAAGCTTCCCGCCCTTCCTCGTCTATGGCGCCGCGGTCGATTATCTCGACAATCGCTGGGGCGAGCGCTGGCCGCTGGTCGATATCGGCCTCTACCAGACCTGCGTCGTCCGCACGCTGATCATGCTGCTCGAGCAGGATCGCCGCATGCTCGTCGTCCTCCCGCCCGAGGACGCGCCGGCGGACAAGTACCGCGCCGGCCTCAACCTCACGCCCGAGCGCTGTCGTCGCCTCAACGCGATCTGGCGCCAGGCCGCGCGCGAGAATCCCGAGCGTCTCTGGATACTCGACATCGCCGATATCGCCGGCGCGGACGAGATGGCCGACGTCACCCATCTCCATGCCGGCCTGCTCCGCAAGATTGCCGGCCAGGTCGATTGCTGGATCGACGCGGTCGCGCTGGGTGGAGGCGCGCGCGAGGCAGCCTAG